A stretch of Bos taurus isolate L1 Dominette 01449 registration number 42190680 breed Hereford chromosome 5, ARS-UCD2.0, whole genome shotgun sequence DNA encodes these proteins:
- the MCAT gene encoding malonyl-CoA-acyl carrier protein transacylase, mitochondrial (The RefSeq protein has 2 substitutions compared to this genomic sequence) has product MSVRVARAARAWARSVSGRRGSSNCPRPPPAAVDVAALLRDATAADGGSQDAQAAAGRREPGQCSVLLFPGQGSQVVGMGRGLLRYPRVRELYDAARRVLGYDLLELSLRGPQEALDRTVHCQPAVFVASLAAVEKLHHLQPAVIENCVAAAGFSVGEFAALVFAGAMEFSEGLYAVKIRAEAMQEASEAVPSGMLSVLGQRQSNFTVACLEAQEHCKTRGIENPVCEVSNYLFPDCRVISGHLEALQFLQKNSSKYHFRRTKMLPVSGGFHTRLMEPAVEPLVQVLKAIDVKKPLVSVHSNVDGNRYMHPKHIQKLLAQQVVSPVKWEQTMHAIYERRKGTAFPQTFEVGPGKQLGAILRSCNLQAWRSYSHVEVLEAGEDPEEPL; this is encoded by the exons ATGAGTGTCCGGGTCGCGCGGGCCGCCCGGGCCTGGGCCCGAAGCGTGAGCGGCCGCCGCGGCTCCTCGAACTGCCCGCGGCCTCCGCCGGCTGCTGTGGACGTGGCGGCGCTGTTGCGAGATGCGACCGCGGCGGACGGAGGATCCCAGGACGCGCAGGCGGCGGCGGGACGGCGGGAGCCGGGCCAGTGCTCGGTGCTGCTCTTCCCCGGCCAGGGCAGCCAGGTAGTGGGCATGGGCCGCGGGCTGCTCCGCTACCCGCGCGTCCGCGAGCTTTACGACGCCGCCCGCCGCGTGCTCGGCTACGACCTGCTGGAGCTGAGCCTGCGCGGGCCGCAGGAGGCCCTGGACCGCACCGTGCACTGCCAGCCCGCCGTCTTCGTGGCTTCGCTGGCCGCCGTGGAGAAACTACATCACCTGCAGCCCGCG GTTATTGAGaactgtgttgctgctgctggatTCAGTGTGGGAGAATTTGCAGCCCTAGTGTTTGCTGGggccatggaattttctgaaG GTCTGTATGCAGTGAAAATTCGAGCTGAGGCCATGCAGGAAGCCTCGGAAGCCGTGCCCAGTGGCATGTTGTCCGTCCTCGGCCAGCGTCAGTCCAAGTTCACCGTCGCCTGTCTGGAAGCCCAGGAACACTGCAAGACTCGGGGCATAGAGAACCCCGTGTGCGTGGTGTCCAACTACCTCTTTCCTGACTGCAGGGTGATCTCAGGACACCTGGAG gcTCTGCAGTTTCTCCAGAAGAATTCCTCTAAGTATCACTTCAGACGCACCAAGATGTTGCCGGTTAGCGGTGGGTTCCACACCCGCCTCATGGAGCCGGCCGTGGAGCCCCTGGTGCAAGTGTTAAAGGCGATTGATGTCAAGAAGCCCCTGGTGTCCGTGCACTCGAACGTCGATGGGAacagatacatgcatcccaaacACATCCAGAAGCTGCTGGCGCAGCAGGTGGTCTCGCCGGTGAAGTGGGAGCAGACGATGCACGCCATATACGAGAGGAGGAAGGGCACCGCGTTCCCCCAGACGTTCGAGGTGGGGCCTGGGAAGCAGCTGGGCGCCATCCTGAGGAGCTGTAACCTGCAGGCCTGGAGGTCCTACAGCCACGTGGAGGTGCTGGAGGCCGGCGAGGACCCAGAGGAGCCCCTGTAG